TGGAGAGGTCGTGGAGGTATCCACGCCGAAGGTCTACGAGGCGTTGAGCAACGACCGAATCATGACCCTTGAGTTCATCGATGCGATCAAGCTCTCTGAGCTCGAGTCCGGCTCTGACCGCGCCAAGCGCGTCTTGAACACCTTGCTCGACGCGATGGTGAAGATGGTGCTCGATGACGGATTTTTTCACGGCGATCCGCACCCTGGAAACATCTTGGTGCGCGAAGACGACACTCTGGTCTTCATCGACTTCGGGCTTGTGGGCCGCCTCTCAGCCGCCCAGCAGGACGACCTGATTCTGCTGATCGTGAGCGTTCTGACCGGCGATGTAGAGGGAATCTCACGGACACTGCTGCGGATGGGAAGTCCGGTAGGACGCGTCAACCTGCGCGCGTTTAAAGCCGACGTGGTCAGAATCCGAGACGAATATCTGCTCTCGAACCTCTCGGATATCAACGTCTCCCAGTTTGTCACCGAGTGCACCACAGCGGCTCAAGCACACAAGATTCGCCTGAATCCGAACTACGCGGTGCTCACTAAAGCCGCAGCCACGATCGAGGGCATCATGAGGTTCCTCGACCCGAACCTCGATATCATGGCTATCGGGATGCCTTACGCATCCGACCTGGCGAAGCGACGATTTACAGCCAAGAAGATCGCACAGGGTGCCATGACCTCGGCGATGGGCCTCTCGAGCTTTCTGACGCAAGTCCCACAACAACTCGACCAAGTCTTGATGGATTTGGAGGGTGGAAACCTCACCATTGAGGTCAAGAATCAGGCCATCGACGAGGTTGGAAAACACCTGAACACGCTCGGGACTCGACTCTTCCTCGGGATCATGGCAGCGGGCTTGAGTATTTGTGCCGCGATTCTGCTTGCGCCTCATGACTTCAAAGTCATGGACGTCTCAATTGGAATGGTCCTTGGTGTACTCTTGGCCGGTATCGCGACGCTCTTCTTCTGGTGGGCGCTATCGTGGCACGTGGTGGGCAGCGGCAGCGGGAACAAGCTCAAGCTCGGACCGATTATGCGCCTGATTCGTAGAGAATGACCAAGGATGGCCATGAAAAATCTCCTTTTGCTTATCGTTGGCCTCGTTTGTTTGGCTGGATGTGAGACATCCAAGCCGAATCCCAAGAACACCGCCCCCGTTAAGAGTGTGCCGGATATCAGTTTCGACGCGCTGGTAGCTAAGGCCGAAGAGCTCAGAGACCGAGAATTTAAGACGCCCCCAAGACTCACGTGGGTCGAGGCGGCTCCCGACGCGCTGGTGCTTCCCGATTCCGTTGCGACCGATCGTGAACTCATCTTGAATCTGCTCTTTGGTCTAAGATCTACAAACCAGGCAAAGTGGCCCCTTCCCGGCGACCGCGCCGCGAGTTGGGATTCGTCGACGAATACCGTTCAGCTCGTCAATATCGGGGTGGATCAGGCCACTCTGCGAGTTCATGTGCTTCAGGCGCTCACCCGCGGCCTGAACGCCCAGCATTTCGATTCTGGCGCTCAACCCACCTCTTGGGACGCCTGGCTTGCTGCGCGAGCACTCGAGGCCTCAGACGCGCTCCTCGTAGGTGCGATGGACCAAGTTCAGAACGAGGGAGTCGACGCGAAGATTATCCTGCAAAGACCCGACCTCGCACAAAGTTTGCGCGGCACGCAGTTCTTGCTCTCCCCGCCTGCGGCTCGTACCCGTCAAGAGTCCACCCTGGCCGACGAACACTTCACGATTCATACTGATGGTCTCGTCTTTGCGGCTTCGCTGGTCAGAAGTGGGGGTTGGTCAGCGCTCGAGGCCGCGAAGATTCGAGGTGTGGATCAGAGCGCAGGAATCGTTCGACCCGACCTCTGGCTCGCTGGAGAACTGAAGTCGAGCTGGAAGCATAATGAGCTCCCTATTCCTTCCAAATACAAACTCGCGCACGAGACGCGCGTTGGCCCGGCGATCAACTCGTTCCTGCTCGCTCGGTCATCCGATCCACAGCTAGCCCGAAGTGTGCTCTCGCTCTGGCAATCCGACTCCTTGCGAGTTTGGAAAAATGGAGAAAAGACCATCGTTGGGTGGGTGAGCTTCTGGGGACTTCCCGAAGCCGCACTGAAACTCAAGGGCCTCTTTGACGCCGCATTCACGAACCGCAAGGACTTGAAGTTTGTGGTGCTACAAGAAGGCGGAACCTTGGTTGTGGTGGGAAGCGACGCCAACATTGACCTCGGTCCCGTCGCCACAACTCTCGCGACCGATTCACCCCGATTCTACCCTGAACCTCCACTCAATACCTTTGTTCCGGGCACGATCGACCAGTATCTGGTCGGACTGAGCCAAGCCAAATTGGACCCGGAAACCAAGGTCTGGACGGACCCCGCTACGCAGTCGGTGATCGACTTCAGCTCTCTTAAGGATTGGAAATTTCAGGCGACCGAGGATGCCAAAGCACGGCTCCTCATCAAGGATTCAACGTCGACCCATCACGTCCTGCTCAGCACCGAGCTTCGCGATCCGATGGGCCACCAGTTTGGAGGGGCGGAGTTTGCCAGCGAAGTCACCAAAGCCTTCGAGAGTTCGATGGACCAACCCAGACTTCTAACGTCCGAGTACGCCTCAATCGGTGGTCTCAAAGCCTTCAAGATCTCGTCAAAGGGCCTGTTTCCAAGCGGAGAAGAGTCCGTTAGCGCGTGGATCGTCGAATCCGGGGAAACCCTCATAACCTTGAGTGTTCGTGGTCCGATGGATTATGAAACTCAAGCAAACCTGGCGACTCCTATTCTTGAAACCATGACGGTTTCAAACAAGCCTGAGCAACCCAAGGATGACGGCATTTTGGAATTTAAAGTGGAAGAGTAAAGCCGATGACCGGACTTGAACCGGTGACCTACTCATTACGAATGAGTTGCTCTACCAACTGAGCTACATCGGCTTTCCGGACACGAGATCCGGGGGCAAGGGAATTACCCAAGCCTCAAGGCACCGTCAAGCAAAAATAGAGCAGTGAGCGTCAAATGTGTAGTGTTGTGATTCGCCTGGAAAACGGCTCTGAACCCTCGCTCTGGCTCGCCGCAAATCGCGATGAAAACCTGGACAGGGCAAGCGCACCGAGTCAGCTGCGCGATTTTGGGGGAACTCGTGTGCTTGCACCGGTTGATTTGGTCGCCGGAGGGACCTGGATCGGCATCAATGAATTTGGACTCCTCGTGGCCATCACCAATCGCTTCATGGAAGGTAGGCGCACGGATCTTCGCTCGCGAGGTGAATTGGTGAAGACCGCGCTGAAGTTCGA
This Microvenator marinus DNA region includes the following protein-coding sequences:
- a CDS encoding ABC1 kinase family protein, yielding MLAPVRTAVKDVLRLREITRVLTKHGFKAVARRLGAEEEVEDTDAFEGPQSLIGEDHDEAAVRFRRVLEELGPTFVKLGQIMSTRPDIMPPAFINELKHLQDRVPPLPFETVKEAIEENLGKPMPELFKEVNEKPIGAASIGQVHRAKTHEGDEVVIKIQRPGIAEVIRSDLDILYYLARILEATIEEVELYTPTAIVKEFEKAILSELDFRLEARNIQEFGQNFGEVVEVSTPKVYEALSNDRIMTLEFIDAIKLSELESGSDRAKRVLNTLLDAMVKMVLDDGFFHGDPHPGNILVREDDTLVFIDFGLVGRLSAAQQDDLILLIVSVLTGDVEGISRTLLRMGSPVGRVNLRAFKADVVRIRDEYLLSNLSDINVSQFVTECTTAAQAHKIRLNPNYAVLTKAAATIEGIMRFLDPNLDIMAIGMPYASDLAKRRFTAKKIAQGAMTSAMGLSSFLTQVPQQLDQVLMDLEGGNLTIEVKNQAIDEVGKHLNTLGTRLFLGIMAAGLSICAAILLAPHDFKVMDVSIGMVLGVLLAGIATLFFWWALSWHVVGSGSGNKLKLGPIMRLIRRE